CCAAAATGACAGACTGATGTACAAAACAACGCCTCTGGTCTTAAAATAAGTCAATATGACTCAACAACTTTCAAAATCTCCACGGAAAACTTAAAGTTAGTGAAGTTGGTAATGCGATTCATAGTTGCAGGCAGAaaatatgaagtaaaaaaaaaaaaggcgggaCTTGTTTTCAGCGCCCTGTGATCACTTGGTTTTAACACACTTCCTGCATTGTATTTTTACTTTACAGTGATTTATATTTTTACATAATGGCTGTATTTAAGTCACCATTTGGTCCGCACCACTGGCTTTAAAAAGCTCATTTAAATCGCCTTACATTTCACTGCTACATctttaaaaaataatcaaagCTCCTATGTTTTTGAGCTGCAAAACCGCGTCTAAACTCAACAATGTGCAGTCGACGCCGCACGTCTGGTGATGAGACTTGACTTGTTGGAAATGTTTCGTGGCTTAAAGCGCTGAGGGCAGGTCAGGGCTCGCTCTGAGACGATCCCCTGGATAATGGCTCCTGCTTCGTGCCAACAGAAGGAAACAGGTGAAAAGTACAACATATAAAACATTTTCCACTGTGCATTGTACAATATGTGTTCATatttctgtgggttttttttttctgcttctccCTCTGTGGCTATGGAGGAAGGAATCAGCTCATCTTTCAGAGCAGTGGAAACATTGAACTCATTCCAGTATGAGCTCGTTTCGTTTCAGTTCGAGGGCCTTGGCTCTGGTTTAAAGTCTTCCTCAAATGGAGGCAACAACGGAAATGGAAACCTCATAAACCGAGCTTCAAGAATAGAAAGAACAGTCCAAAATGTacttctttctccctctctctctgtctggttTTTAGTTTTTCTCATATTTCTACAGTCTTTACGACTTGTTCTCAATCGCAGCAGGGGCGATCATCATCTTGCTGGACTTCAGAGGGTAATAGCGGCCCCTCCAGGTCTTCCAGAAGATCCCTTGTTTCCTCTGATGCCTCTGCTTGGGTGGGGGGCTCTGGAAGTATCTGCCATTCAGGTTGGAGTGACCGCAGTTACTGAACCACCATCCacctacaaagacaaaaaaacagcttAGAAACCGTACTTTTATGtcatagaaataaaaaaacacaaacacttgtCATCTGAGACTTACCAGAGAGATGTTTGGCGCAGTTAGTGTCGCTTTTACGGTCATTGTCCTGGTCGTGGGTGGAAAACGGCAGGCCGGAGCTGGCGTCGGTGCCGAGGGAACTCTCCAGAGGGCTGAAGGTGCCTTCCTCCTTAATGTGGAGTGAGTATTTGGTGTCCTCTCCGCCCAAACGGAATGGGAGGCGAATAGATGCCACGTCACCGCTCCAGTCGGAAAGCTTGATGTTAAGGATGTAACCGCCATCTTTGGCAATGGAGTACATCTTCTCTAGACCCAACCAGAACTCTCCTGGTGTAAAAGAAGAGAATTATTGAGTATGACTTCCATATTAACACTTGAATTTCCAGATCATGAAGCTTTTCTTAACCTTATACACTATTCTTATCTATTCTCCTTTTTGGTCTGACATTTAAGTGCTGTGCAAACTAATCTATGCCCGCTAGCACCTGTCCAATCCAGTCCTGAGTTAGTGAGATTGAGATCAATGTCCAAAGAGCATTTACCATTGAGAGTGCCAAAGCCTTTTTCGTAGGCCTGCCACTGCTGGTCGAAGTCCACTGAGCCGTCCTGGCGCCTTTGGATCACTGTCCATCCACCATCTGGACAAAAAAGACCAATCAGAGAAAGTACGTCAGCCAAAACAGCACCTTCTTATACAATGTGGATGCTTCAAAACACACTTCTGATTGAATTTAGTGAATGCTTATGTGAGTTGGGCAAAAACTGCagagaaaacaaaccaaaacaaaggcCAACTTACCAGCTGTCATCTCGCAGTAGACTTTAAAAGGTTCTGCGTTTATTGGCTGGATGGTGTAGACTCCACTGGTGGTTTGACCTCTCAAGAACAGCTCATGACAGTCTGATGGCATTTCTACAATGAGaatcaaacaggaaaaaacaacacattaataATCAGCCGAACAGCTCCTAATAGTGTGATCACCTTTCACCTAAACTTCAGGCCAAGTTATTTACATGTGACACATTTaacagatgtgtttttttctttagtcTCTTGGACTTTACACTGTTATTGACAACACGAAAACAAACAGttggatttttttccttttttggaaAATATGCACGAGATTCCCCCCCCCCCTCTACAAGCTTTTAAAAGTGGGTCACTCATAATTAGGTGAAAGGTGTCTGTAACTTGAGAGCAGACTGTTTGCAAATAACACTATCATAGTAAGTTTATCAGCGAGTCTGGAGATATCAGAGAGGACTTCTTTCTCGGTTATAAATATGACCTTTCTCCCAGTTCCCAAGCAGGCTTCCCTCTTTATGACTGCCTGCCCTTCCAATCTATTGAGTTACACACTAGTACCCTTTACATTCCTCAATCCCCCTCCCCTTCCCTCCCTGTGCTCGTCACATCTCCCTCACGTGCACCGCAGCCAATGTGTGACGTAGGAGTGCATGGCTGCTGCATGGCCTGTGCATGGCTGCTGCATGCATGGGGAGTGCTCAGAGAGTGGAGaaggaggggtggtggtggtggtgggggggtaggAGCTGCAAAGAGACATCGGAGAAGGCACAAAGCAGCAGCCAATTGGAGCTGTCATGTGCTAAATGAGGCACAGGACAAATAAAACCCCCTCCTGTAAACCCCTTTTATCATGGCTGACATCATCACGTGAAGCCTCAAGTAAATCTGCACAAGAACTTAATAATATATCATAATATGCTGtttacttttaatacccctcggccaaatatagtgtaagattctgttgaaagttacgccctgtaatttagattaggttgtctttgtgtaaaacttaatacatacatatttatattttaaagtaTTCAGATATTCTAGCTGTTTTTAATAGGTTTCTGCTCCATACctagatgcatccacagtataaatttggtgcagatatctcaatgcattctttagataatgcgattatgttgttgaatggacagacagatgacaaaacgattacaatatcaCTCTGGATagatttggctgaggggtaaaaatcacaacattatgAAGCAGATTTTACCGTCTGGATTTTTATATGGTTTTTGTGTCGGCGTAAACAACAAAACCTCATTTGAGCACAATGACCTTTCCTCTAGAGGCATGAACTCTAGCTGGCCAGTTGATCTGGCAGTCTACCCCGAGGTGAGGGGTTCTCCTGAACTTTGGCACATTTCTCATTCACTACAATGGAAAGGAATGAGGTGGAGGTTTAGGTGTGTGGGGGGTGGGTTTGTGTGTAGAGATGGGGGAGGAGAGGATGGCTGAAGAAGTGGAGGCAAGCGATGTCTGACTCCCTGACAGATCTGGGGGAAAGGTTGCTCATTCATAGGGATGTGCAAATGTTTGTTTAACACAAAACGTAGGATGTcctaaaaaaaaaccacaatggGAGGAGGCAATTCCAACCAGTGGGGGATATCTGTACAAAGTTCACGGATAAATATAGATCGCCTTTGCCCATTTTCACCCTACtttccaagattttttttccttcttttcttggttCAGACATAGGTAATCGGAGGAACATTGCATGCCAGATTTGTACAACCTCCCCTCCCAAACAGAAATAATCAGTGTGAGTAATCCTGCCGAGCCGTGACCCTCTCTGAACGTTGTAGAGACCAGTGAACTTTCCCCCAGTTGAAACTTTGCCAGAGAAACTCTTAATTTTTTCCCTTGTTCCTTAAATCCTGCTGATGTCAGAGCTCTGTGGtgttattgtgatttgtattgaaTGACCGAATATAAGTGTTGCCTCAGCCATGTTCACCTTTTACCTACTTCCCACCTAGGCTTGTACGGACTTGATATTTCACCTCATAATTTTTACACTATTATTGTAGAATTTTAAGAATTCCTAGATTTACTTTTGATTCCTCTTTTACTGCGGAGAAAGAGGAATGAATAAAAGTGTTTATTATGAGTACTGATGAAGATTAAGTCTGTGCCATCTATAGTGACTGAAATACACCATAAGTTATCTAATTAATCTTTTATTGCAGCCTATCTGAATAGTTTGACTGTAGCATCTGCAACCAGTTGATCTGTCTGGAATCAAGCTGAGCAGAAAAGTTGGTCCCAAATTGATTAGATTCCTTGATTTTAATTGTTCGTGATTTAAGCTTCTTTGTGACCTTACTAAACAGATGGCTGGGCCACATTTGGCGTCAGGTTTTGACAAGTCGACTTAAGACGGTATCAGGAGGGGGGGATTTTGGACGCTTTCTGGCTTACCGGCTGGTGCATCCCGTTGCTCTACAATGCTGCTTTGCGCGGAAGCGTCAGTACTGCTGCTACGAGGGGAGGGTCTCAGTCTTGACTGTTGGATCTGAAAAAAAAGTTACCAATAACCGATAAGAACACAGAAACATGACAGAATCATAAAGTTGCAGCCTTTGTAATTCCATCTCTTACTTGACTTTGCAGGGTTCTGATGCGCACATTTTGCTTGTCAAGCTTCTCCTGCTGCAGTCTGATCCTCTCCATCAGATCATCGATGCGTCTGTTCTGAGCCTCCAGCAAcatctgacagaaaaaaaaaaaaaaaatcacacaaaggtATTTAATTTTTTGTCCCCAGATTCATTGTAACCCATATTGTGCTTTTGCGTAAAATGCGCCCGTTGTGCTTTTGTGCACCTGTTCCAAATGGACCACCTGCAGCCTTTTCATTATAAAGCCCACTATAGAGCCCATGCATTTTATCCTTTTACAACCGGCTGTGGCATGGTTACATAACTGCTCCATGAGGCGGGATTTTCCATCCCACTACAAAGCCTTCCAGGTTCACAGAGGGCTTTGCAAATGGAACAGTAAAAAGAAAGCGGGCCCCTCATGAGCTCCTTCCGTTGTGTCATATGGCCGATAACAGGTTGTTAAATGTCATGGCTGTGAAAAATTATTTTTGTTCTTGCAGCTGATGGGGGCAGATCCCTTTGTCTGGCCGACACTGCTGTTTCCTTGCACGTACTGCACGCTCTGCACTGCATGCTTGTTAACCAACCCCCTCCCCTTCACACCGACCACCTCCCACTGCTTGACCTCTATGCATTTTAACACAGTCTTTGAAGTTGAACTTAAAGAAAAAGCTGCAAAATAAAGACAGGACGTGCATACTGTAGTTAAACTAACTTTAAAGTCCCTTAAACCATGCATGTTATCATGAGAATGTGTATTTTGTGGGCAAACATGGATCATTATAGACTGTAATGTCAATGTAAAACATGTTCTGTACTCACTCAAAACAGTCTGACTGTTCTTTCCGAATGAGTCACCAGTGCTACATGCTCAGACTTATCGTTACAGTTTGGATTCTGCCTTCTCACATGAATGATCATCATTAAAAGCCAAACACAGAAGCTGATCTCCATTCTCACCTGGATGTTGCGAGCATCACTGCTGTTCTTATTGCCGGCGTTCATGTCAGGCAGAACCCCGTCTCCTTGCAGCATGCTGTTCACCCTCTCCTCCAGCCGGCTTATCCTCTCCCCCATTGTCCTCCTCTCCTGCTGGATCTCCTCTGTCTTTTCCCTCATTTCAGCCGTGACATTGAGCAGCTGCCCCTCTCTGTCCTCCAGCCCCCGGGCTCGAGCCTTCAGGGCCTCTCCTTCCTGCTGGAGCTTCTGGCTTTCCTTCCCAAACTCTGTCATGGTGCGATTGAAGACCTTAAGCTTGGTGGCAATGTCCCTCATCTGGACTTTGGTTTTGTCCACATGCTCCTTCAGCCCCTGACCAAGCTGCAGCAGACCATGGGCAATGACATTTACGTCATCCCACGCTGCATACTGTACACGCTTCTCCTTGGCAGCACCGCCGGACGAAGAACCACCTTTCCTCTCAAAGGGGAAACCTGTGGCCATGAGCGCCACCAGGCAGAGTGTCAGAGTTGCCAGTGTTGTCTTCATTGCTGCTGTTTTGAAATCTTCCTCGTCAGTGTGTGTTGTCTGCTTGCAGAAGTGTGCAGAGTCCTGTCCTGTCCTCTTATGGAGTTAGATTTAAGAGCTCAAGCTCCTGGCTGAACAGTCACAGCTCTACTGTTATATAGTTTCACAGCGCTCaactccaggctgcaggctgctGCCATTGGCtggatgaggagagggaggggtgcAGTTACTCTCAGGTTTCTATCCCTCCTCCACCTCTCTGTTAACTATTCATGTCGGAAGTGGAGGAGGGACATGATATAACAAAAAGATTGGCTTTCATCTCTGCACAGAGGAAGACAGAGACCACATTATCTGTTGGATGAAACTAAACAGTCGATACGTCCAGCAGTGAAATTAATGCATCGTGAAATTACATTAAAGGGCCATCAGTGAAATACTGATGCAGACCAGTTTATAGAGAGTCTGTTCAATAGAATCAGTTAGTCTGAAACATTTCCTAATAAATGTGATAGTATCATAGGTCATTTTACATTTTGTGAAGGTACAAGTGAgctctaaactgaactgaaaatgcAATTtgcttcattaacccataaagacccaaacatccatcaccaaaaagaaaacatctactgatctaaactgtttaatacctgttcatccactaattctattaattcatttaaataattggtgtaaaatgtaggttgtcatcttttcaaggtcatcagatatgacccatttggatgttcagaggctctgtagttaccatggaaacaccaacatcatctacaacattgattcaccagtaaaacccatggagttggatcaatgacagttggtttatgttcagttaaaggcatatttatctgaaaaagtctctttctttcagtttttttctgtttttcaaataataaccctcaactttaatctgaacttttgtgaacatctatacggtcagtgaattaaatataggaaaataaaggatttacactgaaaaaacacaaaatacagaggataatggcaTGATAAATCACCTGAGAAGGGTTAcatatggagaaaatttcatttgggaactaacaagAGGATGATACCCTTTTAGACTGTAAATGGACTTACAATGAAAGATGAAGCCCGGACGTTTATAGAGAAGTCTCACAGTAAACTCACTACAGAATTCTCCAGGTCACATAATCTCACTTAAGACTTACAGACACATCTTTAATCTTTGACATTAATATTTCTACTTATTGTGTCTACTCTGCGTCCTGTGATTatatatgtttaatatctgtatttttgtttCATGTATTGAAATTTGATGAGGCAGTAAATCCTGAAATGGATGAAAAATCACTAGTTACATAAAACTAAGAGCAtaatctttaaaataaataagacataaaacaCTAATATAAATGAGTAACACTGTCTAAAAATAACACCTACATGTAAGACTCTCTGGGCTATGGATAAGGTGAATAGAATTAAGATAAATTTATTGTAGCCTTAAACACCAAAATAGTACATATCAGTACTGATTAAAGCAGATATAATAGAGTCGCTTGGCAGATAGAGAATGAGGTAAGGTTCTTGCTTAATAAATTATTTCCTTTGACACAGATTAGAAGTTTCTCATTTATCTTCCCGCTCAGCTGGCCTGAAGACTGttctaaaaagtaaaaagaacacGCTGTAACGTTAAACCTCAAAATAGTATAAAAACTCTTGTGATTGTGTTACTTGACATGCAAAGAAAGTCAGGAATCTAGGATAacgtatcagtatcagtatcatcTAATCATCTATTCtggaacatgaatgaatgaagtcaGTGACTTAGCGGTGTACGTCAGAAGAGGAACAGAAGTTTGACCTGAGGTGCTCTTCAGAACAGATCTGATGCTGGGAAGCTGGACGAGTGTGAGAATTAGGGGAAAGTTCACAGCACAGAGAAAGCCCACAGTACAGGCCATACGTGATCTGGGGCTAGACCACAATGAAAGAGCTGGTTAACCCTCTCCTGTCTGCAGCCCAGACTAAGTAGGTGAAAGGTAACTGGGAGACCGCTGACAGTGCTGAGAGGGGAAATTCAGTGCAGAGGAATTACAGGGACCTCACTTATGTGTCTGGAATGCAACAAACATCCATTCTTTCCCTCAGAGGCTTGGCACCGAGGAGTTTCCACATGAATGGCtgcattccaaataaaaataggctgTTCTTATTCAATTTCAAGTCATCTTTTCCCGTTAATAATAATGCTAGAAAACCCTGGCTCTGTACTTACAACCTGACAGACCTGTTTGTCGATTGTAGTGATGATTCACATTCATTCAGCTGGAATATTATCATCGTTGACAGGAAACATACGTTTTACATGTTGGAAAATTTTACAGTGGATATGTAGTAAAGCTGGAGGTACATGTAGGAACACGATGAACAAGATACCTGCTTCATCCTACAAATACACTGATCTATTTTACAAAAACTGAACGCAATGACTGTCTATACTTGATCATAAATAAAGCAAGAAATGAACTGCAGTCTAGTTCTGACTCTAAATTCAATACCTCAcaaaggacatatatttaacatatgtcatagtgttcagccagggtcaaagtgcaatatatacttatctctactgttttcttggttggtgacatgcctgtttttttttttgtgctgtatatatatctacacttcttttcttctttaaacttttttgcactacgcaccaccagAGAGCCGTCTCttataatttcattgtacatatgtataatgacagtaaaggcattctattctattctattctattctattctattctattctattctattctattcttatatctgaatattttaggCGAATATGTAATGATCTTATTGTATTTTAGTGGAATATGATGTTTCCATGGCTCTCAAATACTGCAAAGAGCCAAGTAAATTCCATCTGTGGGCTtgaaattcatttggaaaattttgaggtgagtaatttttttttacaagctgAGTCATGTCTGATTGTATAGACAGAATTGCATCATATACGACCAAGCTGtgatttaatcctttcatgcatgaattatgagacccttaatcaagatttttttcctgaatgtttttattcctctttaggcatgaaaaaaacatgcctaaagaaaattttcttatgaagctattttttagggagctgcaaaaatgtccactcagctggacaccatgcatttaatttttggagcaaataaacatgtatttactgatatattttgtgaaaactatgaaataaacacattttaatgcttattgtaggtaattcatttattattattattattattattattattattattactaataataataataataataataataataataataataataataataataataataactttatttgtatagcacctttaaaacaaagtttacaaagtgctttgacagagggcacaacagcaggatacacgaagcaagtaaaatcactaaaacagaagcaacacaattagagagatgtatgaacaaattaataatcaaacaagatcaaatttaaaaattaaaattaaaaattaagagtTATTCATCAGACagaggtagttgtttgtttacctgctttactagtttgtctggtaaatgaattacctacaaaaattatatgtggaaaacagtatgaacctttaccagacatttttaatgctgctaatctaatgttttctcacattttaacactctaataccagtcattactcaattcatggagatataatgcaaaaaaaactaacaacttttgtttaaaaaactgttaattacagactaataacaataaaagcaattgatttacacttaaacatgttactctagatcaggtttatcaagaacagtaaagttacagtaatggtatgaatggcagtgtatgggatgatgcataagcgtccattgtgttggctgatatggaactaaaacaacaaatttgtgaatataagagaacagctgtagaatagctgaccactatgtatgaaagggttaagaaacaaacaaacagaaattaTAAAACTGATAGTGAGATTAGTTAAACTGGTAGATTTTTATAAATGATCACTTTTGTAATGTCTGCGATAATGCATTGTGCAATTCCGTTCTCTCCGTCAAACTGAAAAAGCCAGTCATATGTTTGTGATCACCGCCGGATCCACACCTCACCACAGCTGCTTATTCAATTTCACAAAATGGCCGCTCCCATCTTTGCCGGCATGTTGACCTCTTACCCAGATTCCAAACACAGAACATCTGTAAATCCCAGTGCAGCCCCCAGACTTAGTCATGTACGAGGGGATGGAAAGagcgaggagaaaaaaaaacaggtgctGGAGCCTATTGGAGCAGTTAAACCTCTGGTTCCCATGGTCAGTATGTGATCTGTGATCTTTTTCATTTGGGTTTGTTTTATGAGGTTTTATGGTTGCAGATTTTTCCGTCGTTACATGCCAAATATACAAATCTCAAAGTGTTTCAGTGTCTCGAATCATTTGAGGTGAAATACTGACAACTGAGGGAAAACTAAAAATCAAACTAAGCCGTCCACGCCTTTCTGGTATtctacactgcctggccaaaaaaaaagtcacacatacaatatttcactgcatcacctttggatttaactaagcaaatagttcagaccCTTCTATATATAAGTACTGCAGTggtaataatgtttcagctgtaacaggttattgaactctaactgatgcagtcatgtctttaacgtcaaaaaatcagacaatgccaggactgatcaggatcatcaggctcgtgacagaatggttcagggaaaATTTGTTAAACTTTGGAACAGTttggacatccaacacaaacaatgccgaaatatccactgatttaaactgttatacaaaaatatggtctggtcccagtataaagatggagggtcttaatactgacgttacatcaatattctgtcttatatgttaatgtgtgcttgttgttcctcatctagttggtatgtgctgccctttaccattactgctgttgtagttttttgttttattttcttaccattgttggtctgtaattattgctgttttttaccacttgtggtattgcagttttttttgtttttaccattgttggtatgtaattattatcatgtatgttgatggttaactgttccctgcggtaacaccaccaggaatggactgtttctattttttttttacacacattttgattatgcaatgtaaatactgtcaaatgaggtcattctaatttggtattggcctattttgttcattattctggcttgaagtcaaaggacaggagtgagtatttaaaatgttattatgttcagttatttgatgatgagaatgggggtgggattaaataagtttttcttcttcccactccttttcgagtatagatgaatgatttttttattttgaatttgcatgtattctgtaaatgctcgaaataaacaaacaaacaaacaaacaaatgagtgaatgaatgaaaatgagacatcatttccatacatggattaacctccataaagtccagactctaatttgggatgtgatgca
The DNA window shown above is from Sphaeramia orbicularis chromosome 17, fSphaOr1.1, whole genome shotgun sequence and carries:
- the angptl4 gene encoding angiopoietin-related protein 4, which encodes MKTTLATLTLCLVALMATGFPFERKGGSSSGGAAKEKRVQYAAWDDVNVIAHGLLQLGQGLKEHVDKTKVQMRDIATKLKVFNRTMTEFGKESQKLQQEGEALKARARGLEDREGQLLNVTAEMREKTEEIQQERRTMGERISRLEERVNSMLQGDGVLPDMNAGNKNSSDARNIQMLLEAQNRRIDDLMERIRLQQEKLDKQNVRIRTLQSQIQQSRLRPSPRSSSTDASAQSSIVEQRDAPAEMPSDCHELFLRGQTTSGVYTIQPINAEPFKVYCEMTADGGWTVIQRRQDGSVDFDQQWQAYEKGFGTLNGEFWLGLEKMYSIAKDGGYILNIKLSDWSGDVASIRLPFRLGGEDTKYSLHIKEEGTFSPLESSLGTDASSGLPFSTHDQDNDRKSDTNCAKHLSGGWWFSNCGHSNLNGRYFQSPPPKQRHQRKQGIFWKTWRGRYYPLKSSKMMIAPAAIENKS